Proteins encoded together in one Zonotrichia leucophrys gambelii isolate GWCS_2022_RI chromosome 1, RI_Zleu_2.0, whole genome shotgun sequence window:
- the GJA8 gene encoding gap junction alpha-8 protein, whose product MGDWSFLGNILEQVNEQSTVIGRVWLTVLFIFRILILGTAAELVWGDEQSDFVCNTQQPGCENVCYDEAFPISHIRLWVLQIIFVSTPSLMYFGHAVHHVRMEEKRKEREEAERRQQAEVDEEKLPLAPNQNKGNNPDGTKKFRLEGTLLRTYIFHIIFKTLFEVGFIVGQYFLYGFRILPLYRCGRWPCPNLVDCFVSRPTEKTIFIMFMLVVASVSLFLNLVEISHLILKRIRRALRRPAEEQLGEVPEKPLHAIAVPSIPKAKGYKLLEEEKPVSHYFPLTEVGVEPSPLPSAYNEFEEKIGMGPLEDLSRAFDERLPSYAQAKEPEEEKVRAEEEEREEEHPGPQEEPGVKKAEEEAGRDEVEGPSAPAELAADMRPLSRLSKASSRARSDDLTV is encoded by the coding sequence ATGGGTGACTGGAGTTTCTTGGGGAACATTTTAGAGCAGGTGAACGAGCAGTCCACTGTCATCGGGAGAGTTTGGCTCACAGTGCTCTTCATTTTCCGCATCCTGATCCTGGGCACGGCCGCCGAGCTCGTGTGGGGGGACGAGCAGTCAGACTTTGTGTGCAACACCCAGCAACCTGGTTGTGAGAATGTCTGCTACGATGAGGCCTTCCCCATCTCCCACATCCGCCTCTGGGTCCTGCAGATCATCTTTGTGTCCACGCCTTCGCTGATGTACTTCGGGCATGCCGTGCACCACGTCCgcatggaggagaagaggaaagagagggaggaagCTGAGAGGCGCCAGCAAGCTGAGGTGGATGAAGAGAAGCTGCCCCTGGctccaaaccaaaacaaaggcAACAACCCTGATGGAACCAAGAAGTTTCGCCTGGAAGGTACTCTCCTGAGAACCTACATCTTCCACATCATTTTCAAAACCCTCTTTGAGGTGGGATTCATAGTAGGTCAGTACTTCCTGTATGGCTTCCGAATTCTCCCCCTTTACCGCTGCGGGCGGTGGCCCTGTCCCAATCTTGTGGACTGTTTTGTCTCCAGGCCCACGGAGAAGACCATCTTCATTATGTTCATGCTGGTGGTGGCTTCCGTGTCCCTCTTCCTCAACCTGGTGGAGATCAGTCATTTGATCTTGAAAAGGATCCGGAGGGCTCTGAGGAGGCcggcagaggagcagcttggAGAGGTCCCCGAGAAGCCCCTCCACGCCATCGCagtcccctccatcccaaaggCCAAAGGCTACAAGCTGCTGGAGGAAGAGAAGCCAGTGTCCCACTATTTCCCTCTCACGGAAGTAGGGGTTGAGCCCAGCCCCCTTCCATCAGCCTACAACGAGTTTGAGGAGAAGATTGGGATGGGACCACTGGAAGATCTCTCCAGGGCATTCGATGAGAGGTTACCGTCGTACGCGCAAGCAAAGGAACCAGAAGAGGAGAAGGTAcgagcagaggaggaggaacgAGAGGAGGAGCATCCAGGGCCTCAGGAGGAGCCAGGGGTGAAGAAAGCAGAAGAAGAGGCGGGGAGAGATGAAGTGGAAGGGCCTTCAGCACCTGCTGAGCTTGCCGCTGATATGAGACCCCTGAGCAGGCTAAGTAAAGCCAGCAGCCGGGCCAGGTCAGATGATTTGACTGTATGA